One window of Amaranthus tricolor cultivar Red isolate AtriRed21 chromosome 13, ASM2621246v1, whole genome shotgun sequence genomic DNA carries:
- the LOC130798616 gene encoding peroxidase 27-like produces the protein MTTKIFQKLFSFFLLLAMISAMANAEELSLDYYKYSCPGVEDIAKRITEQYISNVPGFAPGLLRMVFHDCFVRGCDASVLIDPTESNNQTEKTALPNVTLRGYEVINAIKSALEKQCPGVVSCADILALSSRDAIRTINGPFWEVPLGRKDGKISLASDADTLLPSPFFNFSSLKENFASLGLTTKDLVVLLGSHTIGQGHCFVFQSRLYNFSGRGDTDPSLSPSYAAFLKTKCTPNPNDTQSVVPLDRITPRVFDENYYVMVSQNKGLFHSDAALLTNAETKSYIYQQIKTKRSTFAQDFSASMSKMIKLGVLTGNQGEVRKTCGVVNA, from the exons ATGACAACTAAGATATTTCAAAAGTTATTCTCATTCTTTTTGTTGCTTGCCATGATATCTGCCATGGCGAACGCTGAAGAATTGTCTTTAGATTATTATAAGTACTCGTGTCCTGGTGTCGAGGACATTGCTAAAAGGATTACTGAGCAATATATTTCTAATGTTCCCGGCTTTGCTCCCGGTTTGCTTAGAATGGTCTTTCATGACTGTTTTGTTAGG GGGTGTGACGCTTCTGTATTAATAGATCCAACAGAGTCCAACAACCAAACGGAGAAGACAGCTCTTCCCAACGTGACACTTAGGGGGTACGAAGTCATTAATGCAATCAAGTCCGCTCTAGAAAAACAATGTCCTGGTGTTGTTTCTTGTGCTGATATATTAGCTTTATCATCTCGAGATGCCATCCGAACG ATAAATGGACCTTTTTGGGAAGTTCCTCTTGGTAGAAAGGATGGAAAAATCTCATTGGCTTCAGATGCAGATACTCTTTTACCATCTCCATTTTTCAACTTCTCAAGTCTTAAAGAAAACTTCGCATCATTGGGCCTAACTACAAAAGATTTGGTAGTCTTATTAG GTTCTCACACCATTGGACAAGGTCACTGCTTCGTCTTTCAGAGCCGACTATACAATTTCTCGGGACGAGGTGACACAGATCCTTCATTGTCTCCTAGTTATGCTGCATTCTTAAAGACTAAATGCACGCCAAATCCAAATGACACCCAATCAGTTGTTCCATTGGATAGGATTACACCAAgagtttttgatgaaaattacTACGTTATGGTAAGCCAAAATAAAGGGCTATTCCATTCTGATGCTGCTCTTTTGACTAATGCTGAGACTAAGAGCTACATCTACCAGCAAATTAAAACTAAGAGATCAACTTTTGCTCAAGATTTTAGTGCATCTATGTCGAAGATGATTAAACTTGGGGTACTTACTGGTAATCAAGGTGAAGTTAGGAAGACATGTGGTGTTGTCAATGCATAA